The window AAGGTGTGGTCCACAATCAGCCAACAAcaatccaaaaacaaccacacaacgtaaaaatcacactaggggcaaaatcgtcctTTCACACTTACGTTTTAAATAAttccggaacgggctgtcacagatATTGCACCCTTTTAAAAGTCTGATTACTTGAGGCGTATGCtaattcctagattgtaggaactccaTCTGATTGGGTCTGTGTCAAGACCAAATTGCGTGTATCGCTGAACAAGCGTGGTTATCTAGCAAAGTCGCTAGGACTCCATCTATTGTCCCAGAATAAAGTGATGATGGCACCACTACTCCATCTGATCCAACTCTGCATGGAGCTAGTGAGTCTATGAGCAGACTTCTGAGGTAGCTGTATTCAGATTAGCCTTAATCTGACCTTGGTAGATCATGGTCTCATAATTGCCCCTAACAATGCATTTCAGAGGCAACCCGTTCCCCCTCCAAAGACCATATCTTTTGGAGTATGCTAGAATACGTACCATTTTAGTCTTCAATCTTTATTTATGTCTAATTCGACTTTTGGGTCTTGAAATGGTGGCGTTTCGGATTTAGACGTGCGATCTTGAATATTGTGCCATAAAATTTGTAATGATGAGACTTTGCGATGATGGCGTTACACGAAAAACAAGAAATTTTCTTCAATGTTCTTCATTAATTCCAACCGAAAGATTGATTAATCCCAAAATGAGTCGGTTTGGATTCGACAACTAAATGATTCACTTGCTGTCGCAAAAAAAGGCCCCAACTCTCTTTTCGTACTAATTTCAAAATTCTCCTTGTTTTCTTAAAGTCTTATCTATGGCATCTTCAAGCAAGAGCACAAATCACCCAGGATTACGCCTTACAATCTTCCTCCAATGAAGGTTCGCAATCAGGAGGAAGGCCGAACCTTTGTCGAAAACCATCGAGATCTCTTGGGCCAATGTAGAGTCTGCTGGGAGTCGGCACATGATATTCATGCTACACTCCCAACGCCGTCTGAACCCCAGCGTCCCTGCACCAAAATTTATCCTTGGTTCTTAGACTTGGTCCTTCGTTTCCCCCTTTCTGATTTCTTGAAAAGTATCTTGCCTTTTGTTATGACATTGTCATCTTATTTCTCCAGCAACCTTCAAACTCGTCACGTGTTTTGAATTGCTAAACCAGTGGTATGGGGCTGGCCTGGGCATTCAAGAATTTAGAATGCTGCTTATCATCAGGATGGGTTTCGACGTCTGCTACTATTTCTTAGCCAGACCTAGTCTCCTTTGGGATTCATACATTCAGGATGTTCCTTGCCAGGATAGGGATTGGTTTAAGAACATACTGGTTGTCGATGGAGATTGGGAGGGCACGATAAATGAAGTTAGGGTTAGAGCTCTCCCTTCTCTCAATCTAGAGTTTAACAACGAGTTGGCGGACATCAGGGTGTACCGTCCATAGCTGATCCACCAGCCAATGTCGATTTCGTCGTTCATCATAATTGGAAATGGTTTCTTTCACCTGAATGCGTCATATTGGTTGGTGATATCGCCTATCAAACCATTCATCTTTCTTGGATCTACTAAAAGATcatgttaataaaaataaaaaataaaattaaaaagacgAAATCCGGTGAGGAGAATGAAGAGTAAACATAAACGACAATCGACAATTAAATATACATCTAGGGTTTATGGATTATTTTGTCATCagataacgacccgattagtTAACGTGTTGATCTGAAACTCGTTATTTCTTGCAGGATTAACAGGTCGTGCAAGAAATTGTCAAATCTAGCTGTATTAATCACATCCCTGCTTGACGAAAGCCCTATCATTTTTATGTTTCATTTTTGTAATTCATTGTTGTTGAGGGTAATTGAGTCTATTTTCTTGGTTATATTTGAAAGTTTATATAATAAGTGACATTTGTGAATTTATGGGCTaaactttggtttttttttgtttttatatgaaAACTGTGTTTAAAGATGAAGCTGGATCCGTATTGAAAGCCACAAATTAAGTGACCAAAGTACATATATTTAGATGAAACAGAACATTAAGATAGAAATATTATAATTGTccacaaactaaacaaacttGAAAAGAAACTAACACCATCATTGAGATCAATGATAGGCATATACGTATAGCAAAGAACAACATAGCTTAACTCTAAAGTGAGGCCACATGGACTAACAAGAAGCGAGCTCTTCTTCTATTACTGCTGATCGTAGTTCTTGTATTGCTCGAGGATTTTTTCACAACCAGCCAATGGCTCGTCCTTGAAGAAGCCCATGTTATTTGCATAACGCTTGTCCTTAACCACACCGTTGTAACGGGTGACTACAACGTTCGCACGGCTGCGTCCAGGGTCTGCCGATTTACAGTCACTTATAGGACTGCTAACAAGGACAGACTCACAAATTTGGTCTTCATGGTCCTCTTCAATCAAAATGTTGTATGTTCCAGTCGAGTCAGTCTCTCCCTCCACGCTGTATGCAAGCTGCAAGGTGTTCCTGTCTTTGCACTCAATTCTCACCCTTGCACCTAATAACAAGCACATCGCAACAGACAATACGCATATAAATGTTTTAGGAAAATAACTGTTATAATACTTTACACTAAGAAACTATTTATATTTTCTGATCCCATTTGATTGATTTATAACATGGTGAGCTAATTATGTGATCATAAGATATGTATGCCAGGCTACTTATCATTACAGGTAAGTTTTAACAtataaacaaaaatcaaatccgTTTAGAAGGACTACCAGGAATATAATTCGTGGCAGTCGTCTCAAAACCGCATTGGCAAGTGTCACAGTAGACGCGACCTTGAACGTGGAAGGGATTGCCCAACGTGCCTGCGCTAACAAGCCCCAGAAGCATGCAGAGAGCCAACAAGACCACCACCCTAGACATGGTCATGGCcaagaatattatttttagcaAGGCTGAGACAAGTGCCAAGAGAGGAGGGAAAGGCTAAGTGAAATCGAAATGTCGAACGTGAAGAACAAGAGTGGAAACTATGGAATGAGACGTaatgcattcatacaaaaacacacacacacacgcacacacacacacacacatatatatatatgtagctAGTGAGGCTATTGGACTTTGGAGGAAGGGAGGGAGCACTTACACAACCAGTCACATGCAGAGTCATTGAAACAAAGAGAGTCTTGCGGGCCATTTCTTATGCCCTCTCCTCCGCAGTTGGCATTAATTTCAATGTGTAAGATGAGATCCATTTCGTCCTTCCAATATTATTGTATAATTTGTAGGACATGAGGGATTATAAAACTAGAACCTATGTTAAATATATATTGCATGCGAAAGAACGGAGAAAGTCTTACCCAGGTTCGTTCACACGTCCAATTAAGTAGCTGCCCCATTGCCATTACAGGGAAACATTTAGTTTTATTAGCTACTGTAACACCGTTATGTACTGATACTAATTGGTGCATGTTATAATAAGCTTATATTATTCATACATATTTAGAGCTTGAAATATAAATGTGTGTTGCTTACTCTTGTTATAATAGATAGATTAGTAAGACAACATGACATTTAcggttatataaaaaaattcactatgaatttaatttttattatgtaaaaatacaaataaaataaatgcatAATAACTTTGTAAGACAGTGAAACAAAGACCTACAGATGCTCCGGTTAAAAGATGTGATTACGAGATAGAGACTTAGGACCAAAGGAATAAAGGAAGGCTTaagaagacttggaaagaggCTCTAAGTAAAGACTTGAACCACTTGGATCTAATGGAAGACATGACACAAAACTGAGCGCAATGACATTCTAGGATttatatagccgaccccacttagtgggataagattttgttgttgttgttgggtaACTATGGTGAAGGGGAATAGTGAAGAATACCAAagttttagaagaaaaaaggaaCCTTTGAGGGGAATCTAAGATCCTACACCTCTTAAGCTACACGTGGTTAAGTTGAAAGCA of the Pyrus communis chromosome 1, drPyrComm1.1, whole genome shotgun sequence genome contains:
- the LOC137733235 gene encoding protein DOWNSTREAM OF FLC-like, whose translation is MTMSRVVVLLALCMLLGLVSAGTLGNPFHVQGRVYCDTCQCGFETTATNYIPGARVRIECKDRNTLQLAYSVEGETDSTGTYNILIEEDHEDQICESVLVSSPISDCKSADPGRSRANVVVTRYNGVVKDKRYANNMGFFKDEPLAGCEKILEQYKNYDQQ